In Nymphaea colorata isolate Beijing-Zhang1983 chromosome 5, ASM883128v2, whole genome shotgun sequence, one genomic interval encodes:
- the LOC116253955 gene encoding uncharacterized protein LOC116253955 — translation MGFLCWLVKSVALLWILCVSTRAEVQYSAVDARYMDALFQDHAYKALVHPLTGITYNASVPSVINGVKVSVVRFRSGSLKSRGAQLFEFHLPPGVRVQPYVLRLALVYQNLGNLSATYYRAPGYSLISPVLGMLAYNASNLAATNLSELMFMATSEPISINFTTVKVPEGARAKCVRFDLNGSLEYSNLSASQTCSTFKQGHFAVVAELTPSASGLSTNPSSNVWKITVGSVIGGFVVMGGLSVCAIALLRVRKTSRLAAMERRSDQEESLRVSEIGSTRAPTAPRTRTSPVLESEYV, via the coding sequence ATGGGGTTTCTTTGTTGGCTTGTTAAGTCTGTTGCTCTTCTCTGGATTTTATGTGTGTCCACCAGAGCAGAAGTACAATATTCGGCAGTCGATGCTCGATATATGGATGCACTTTTCCAGGATCATGCTTACAAAGCTCTCGTTCATCCACTCACGGGCATTACCTACAATGCATCTGTTCCTTCAGTTATCAATGGTGTAAAAGTATCGGTTGTTAGGTTCCGCAGTGGTAGTTTGAAGAGCAGGGGAGCTCAATTATTCGAATTTCATCTCCCGCCTGGAGTTCGTGTGCAACCCTATGTTCTGCGGCTTGCTTTGGTTTATCAGAACCTGGGTAACTTGTCTGCCACTTATTACCGTGCCCCTGGTTATAGCTTGATTTCTCCAGTTCTGGGAATGCTGGCCTATAATGCATCAAACCTTGCTGCTACTAATTTATCAGAATTGATGTTCATGGCTACAAGTGAACCAATCTCCATCAATTTCACAACTGTTAAGGTCCCTGAAGGAGCAAGAGCAAAATGTGTACGATTTGACTTGAATGGCTCGTTAGAGTACAGTAATCTGTCTGCATCACAGACATGCTCAACTTTCAAACAGGGTCATTTTGCAGTGGTTGCTGAGTTAACCCCTTCGGCCTCTGGCCTTTCAACTAACCCATCTTCAAATGTGTGGAAGATCACAGTTGGTTCTGTAATTGGTGGGTTTGTGGTAATGGGTGGTCTAAGTGTATGTGCAATAGCATTGTTGAGAGTGAGGAAGACATCAAGGCTTGCAGCCATGGAACGGCGGTCTGACCAAGAAGAATCACTGCGGGTATCAGAAATTGGCAGTACTAGAGCGCCAACAGCGCCACGAACTCGGACATCTCCTGTTTTAGAGAGTGAATATGTTTGA